The following is a genomic window from Amphiura filiformis chromosome 4, Afil_fr2py, whole genome shotgun sequence.
tttccaagaaattgtaatgcaaagtttaaatcttttaaaacttcaacattaacgttgaatggtatcaaaaatcacacgtaaagctgtaagcacttgatcattgtcattcttggctcaaatgttctttggaaagttaaaatataacatatctgcacaacctaaagaattaaagttggaaagcttccaattgcaggaatcaaagttttctcggacgaactgttattcatcttcagtgaaagcatgcataacataacaccgtcggattataaaatagataatgtggactaaatctaatgagatacacaaactttaggaagcggtgagcgagtatgtaAAAAGCGCCTATTGATCacacttggaatgaactgcattgatgcgcgcattatgtaatcgttaatttcttcgcaccagtcaactgaatcaaataaaaaatttaagttttttgatttttatgtctatttctcgacttacgttcaattttattcactcggtatttttttctgggacaccctgtatagaatagtaaactcagggacaataatcacattaaataaaaaaaaaagaatatatgtgttgaaaaaaTATAATAAGCGTCAATGTGCGTATTGAAAACCCAACctgcgtcttgaaaacaaaaacaaaaataaataaataaaatacataaaaattattCACAAACCATAAAAACACGTGTCAGATTTTGCACTTTGAAACAGTGTGTAGAATATTTGATATTGATTTCGTttatttacacatatttttaatttaaatcaatatCTTCGGCCTCTACTATAGTGTATCAAGCATTTGGTGTCGATCCCACGTAATGCTATGGAATTAGGGTCAATAAAAAATTCAtcctattaaaagggcattttgtgatccacagcctcatcccccacttagactatgggacatgggcatttatctttcacttccgtagtccactcttgggcagaacataaaaacataacaaatcaagagtaaatatatgtctgaattaatatccaaaaagttcccacgttttactttactcatttaggagttatttggggtttaaaatgtgtttttcgtgatttttttccatttttgccccaaattgtcaaatattaaaatagctgtaactttaaaaataaattgagtagaaatttcatttctattgtagatgttacatgtcatatggatttccaacactggtgaataaaaatgtcatagcacaactctaaaatttaaaaaaatggcaaacccatatttttgtgctattttggccatttttgacctaaaaatgtaatttttgcatgggaaaaaaaataaatatatattttcttgatttaaaaaatatgtcatttcaacctagttattctgaacaaaaaaagttaatgatggtgaatgtctgtgacctatagtttttgatctatggccctttcaaattcacatatggactaaaatagcaagtttttgtcaatttttccaatattaggctgaaaatggtacttttttgtaattttatcaacattttcagtgtttggaaagtgggaacttcacatatattatggatatattgtagtactttcattttaagctagttgtagatccactggtagctcggtttccatggcagaagcaattatatcgtcaattttactactttcaatgcagcaaaatcattttagtcatcattttactgcattgaaagtagataaaattgctgctaccacggtagtgggcatactagtggatcttgaaatagcttaacattaaagtacaattacatgttcatattattaagtgaagttcccactttccaaaaactaacaagttggttaaaatggccataaaggaccatttttggcgtaatattggaaatattgaacaaaaacatgctattttagtccatatatgaatttgaaagggccatagatcaaaaactataggtcacagacattcaccatcattaactgttttgttcagaataactaggttgacataatgacatatttttatttatttttttccccatgcaaaaattacatttttagctcaaaaatggccgaaatagcacaaaatatggtttttgccatttatttttatattttagagttgtgctgtgatatttttattcacagtgttagacatccatgtaatatgtaacatctacaatagaaatgaaatttctactcaatttattttgaaagttacagctattttaatatttgacatttttgggttaAGATGGACTTCACGctaatttttggattctgatgtctattttttaaattcattcgcccggtaatgttttctgggacacactgtatctcattcaaaccaattcaatgcacgacctcggagttacttgcatgactttggcgggctattttgaaacagtcatgattgcacatgcaggtacttcttttgaaaatcctaaacaaggtatagcagtcgttgataggatatgcagcttatagaacacggataacctctataccatGGGTCAGTTCAAATCGTCCGTATTGCAAAACAATACACGTATTGTATTCTATTGTTATACATGTTGGGTTTTTTGTAAAGGCCTCTCcggattaaaaaacaaaacaaattgcattatctggaaaCAGTTATCCTGCCtggggatgtcaacttgtgcaattatgtgttTCTGGAGTTCACCAACTGCAGGAtaacctttgatttcagatagctcCACAAGAAGACATCCAGAGGTGTAAAATCAGGGGATATTAGGGGCCATTCCATTTAGTCCTTCAAAGCAGTCGCatgattgccaaacaattctacAAGGCATTGTATAAATTACTGTAAAGGAAGTGGTGAAACTgtgattttcattttattttaattgttcGCGCAACTGCATTTATTCACGGTTCACATAAATAGCCACCGAGTTGTTTTAGCCACCAACCAAATACCTCGTAGTTTTTGTTTTTGATCTAGtgtcatttttcaaactgtatactctattataatacaccctgtatatactctTATTTTAATTGTTGCGAAAGTTGACGTCTATTCTAATATTATTAGTCGCGTTGTCAAGTGAagatctgagcgcaagaagactgtaagtccacttttgacgaaattgagttacaggtggttttgaagttattggacgaggacaaaaatgttgacaattttttttttgacatttggccataggggtcacgtgaggggtcaaaatgaaaaattgtccaatgtcgtcaagagacatgtcaaatCCCACGGAACCCATAGTAATACAGTTTATTCAGTAAAATAGTATGGTCAATGGTGTGCCTTTGACAGATCCATCAAAATATAGTATATACATGCAGAATAcattatcgattttgactcgccggacTGCTACTGCACGTGGCTGTATCATGATACAGAGCAGTATATGGAGTCAACCATTTTTCTTGTACAGACGTTCTGggtttttattatttgttcaaaAAGTCTACATAGAaccccaaagtttatttcagaaaataaacgATTAGATTACCATAACAATGTAACAGTTATCTTTGGCGGGGTTCTATGTAAATTTTTACCATTtccagtcttcattttcactaaatattttggcgtatataaaattgaaataaaattctctgcctcctaaacggCATCATCTGTACCACAATTGtatatcacgaatcgttatatataatgtgcagttaatattcatttattcctttatacataggattcttcagtttttacacaaaaaaacccactctgctatttcaaaaaggtaatgcAGGCTTCCTTAGAATGTGCAACAAATTAGCATTAACATCAAGTTTTTTTTACGCATTTAAAAAGAACTTGGCCAATGGCGTATCATAGGGGGTGGGTGGATTGTTTGAGTGTTTGCCCGGGGTGTTTGCGCCTCTTCGGTCGCTTCAGGAGAAGTTGCCTTACAAGCTAAGGGTTATAGGGCTTTAGACTGTCCACGTAAATCCATTCCATGGCACGATACGGTGATAACAGTTTACAGTAGTACATTCCGGCTAATCTTGGTGTAAGATAATCAGGATCTGTGTAAAGTGATGTCGAAGTCACCTAGGGAGAAAAAAACAGGATATTAATAAGTACTCAATTTTAGAGAATAGCAAATGTACAAAGGCAAATGTCTTTACTATCGTTGTATTTAAAccaatattgcaacatcatcTAGAAATCGAGATTTTTGCACTAATGTAATGTACCTTGATCACTAAGATACCCTACAAAAATCTAAGCCTAATATGCTGTACTTCTGACAAAATTTACGTATTTCGTCGGTTTATTATTGTGAtcaaaatattagttgaacgcaCATCAAAAGGATCCAACTCAGTCACGATGGACAGAACGATGCGCATTGCGTATTAAATAGCGATTGTCTTTGTTTTACGTGATCTGttcgggtcaaatttaaaaatGGACATATCTGATGGTGAAAATAACTCACAATCTATTTTTAAATGGAAGTAcgtgttacaacatggctttaggaaaaaaataaaagtaataGACATCCATGTAATATTGAGCCACATATCTCCCAGGAAATGCATTGAATTTTCATGGTCAGcaacttcccagaatcctttgcgaACAAACCGAGATCACGTCAACGTGTCTTATCCCAAGGTGGGATCGAGCGTCAACAGTAACGATGTGCACCTTGACgtaataaaataatactaaaaagttagaacaatcaattagatacattttgataccaagatgaattcattttcatgagtaaaagttgagttatggcagttacaaatttcccctaccccttaatattgtcattttacgctgttagacatagaaaatttaccttttcctcacagtttctgtatatctgcctgacaattaatggtcgctttgctttaaaataatactagaaagctagaccaataacttggatatattttgataccaagatgaattcaatttcatgagtaaaagttgagttatgacagtttacatttcccctaccccgtaatattgtcatatttacgctgttagacatagaaaacgtacccttttctcacagtttctgtgtatctacctgacaactaatggtcgctttgctttaaaataatactaaaaagttagaacaatcaattagatatacatattgaattgaattgaatagaactaataccaagatgaagtcaatattatgagtaaaatattgagttctgatgatttatttccccctaccccttaatatttttctatgttattctaatatacgagggaaatcaacatcagtttttgttgggttttttttaatttttttattattgttgtccttttcccagtggttactcacgtcctacacataaatattcaaaatattacatcaatggaaacttaacggattgtgtaaatggaagttggtgcagtgtagtgacatattcatgcacacacattcatcccctcacccccacacataccctatgtacacccagcacccccACACCTCGTCccagacaccccaacgaactcatacatattataatgattggaactgttacaataatgtttcccttgatatgcttaacattaaaaacaaaataaaacattaaaatttaaattacaaaattaaaaatggaaactgaatcaattttgaaaatataaagtggtatagttgtgagatttgaggccaatgtcaaactttacacatatggttttaaaaaatcagattagCACTcatatggactatatacttccaaatatgctcaaatgaaacctgtttttgtttaaaaataatactagaaagttaggaaaatcatttagctacatattgataccaaaatgaattcaaaatcacgagtaaaatttgagttcttggagtttatatctccccttccccttaattttgtcctattttttgtgattttatgcgattatacgtccatacataaaatgacctgtaaaaaaaagtgataccacaatttgagtccactacctacctaacagtgatctagagggtccatactaactaggctacctatggtgtcaaaccttgtatgtagtggggggtgaacgaagtcatttttttcaggttgctgctcctgtactataaTGACGTAGTTTCGGCTTGGGTTTGATTAGCATAGGATTTCGGGATATACAAAATCGCTTTCATTGCCACtttattcaccttttcggtaaatcccataagcctttgcgaggacacctgagaattcgtcatttgacgtcacgccgacttgcaatgcgcagtaacgatgttcgattaaacgatgtgcgcatcggcgctgATCGGCGTGACGCcaaatgacgaggtctcaggtgtactcgcaaattaccgaaaaggtgaattctcgctattcacaataagggcgccgccagcggtttgcgatgtaatcgtgatgtatcatgggaaaatcgtgatgtatcatgggaaaaggtcgacatccaagtccgcgcaatacgaatattaccatgctattacataggaacacgtgacaatattttttagtttgtcaatataacggtattacacgcaaatcgatagagaaaaaattaattgtgcacatttcaaatcacattattaagtattattgagtatcgattcgcgtgtaacacctttattttgacaaactaaaaaatattgtcacgtgttcctatgtaatagcatggtaatattcgtattgcgcggacttgatgtcgaccttttcccatgatacatcacgattacatcgcaaaccagcTGGCGGCGCctcttattgcgaatagcgagaattgatatTGATAAgaatggatggtgggtaggtgtAGAGCAAGGGGCAGGggagtgggggtgtgtgtgtgagagtGGTGTGTATGTTAAAATCCTTTTAAAGAACATACAGTAACATCTTTTTGAAAATACAAtcatataagggaccgttcacaaacacttgttagagggcctgatgcaaaaggggaaAATACAAtcatataagggaccgttcacaaacacatgaatacatgaatccaaaacccacccaagtccatgggaagtgattttgagaaaaaaacctgtgtatcattttaattccttcagttagaattatctggtcaatatggtaagttgtacgtgcaaatgggtgggttaaactgtattaggtatgacgattagcatttcagggacttcgtggggttcattttaaattctggacatGGGTGGTTTTttaaatcatatacaaagacaataatgttggaatgagattaccactagtaagataattaagaaataaagcacacagctatgtataatgttgataagcattctgccataaTATAAACCAcgcactttccttgattaaacccatttttttttcaaaagtcagtctccagcaatgaagatgttacaagtggacttttatacatactggatttcaatcaatgtgttacaagattcaaatcatggacttgggttgattctttcatacatgctatttttcacatgctcaatagacacagaggatgaatttgagttgttctttcatacatatgacaggcctatgtatagcaacactttcccatgcttaactcaatttggccaaagtatggacttggttgggtggcttttgtattcatatattaaaaaataaataaataaatttcggaatttatatagcgctttttccagaggattcaaagcgctgtaatttcgctgcgtggtgaatcatcacaatcagatcgcatcaactaggctagttgcagccgaacctagcgcaaacctatccgcacttagattgtaacatccacccattttctgcagctccccaaattccattgggtgaaggacgtttttgataacgaaacaactaatcaccaattttgaaagcaggaggaaaccggagatccctatattcacttgttagggggcctgatgcaaaagggggccctgaaattttttgaccctcctaaggggggggggggcaagtttatatgcttttctatggggttgacccattttatgtcaaaaaaaaggggggggggctgaaatatttgaggtctgtaaagggggccccgaaaaatattcgcgatgaaattgttttgcatcacccccccccccttacaagtgtttgtgaacggtccctaaggtaTTTAATAGATTATGAaggaacataggcctaccactagATCACCCTCAGCAGTGTATTCGTACTCCAGCGAATATAAGAGCCATTTAAAGCCATTGGCTTCTCGATCTTTGCCAAACAGCATATCTCTTCCCCTGGTTATGTATCTATTGCGAGCCTCCGATGATGCTCTTCTCAACGCCCATCTTAAGGCTTCCTAGAATAATAAAGATAAAAACATAGCGtaattttcaaaacgtatagtaaATTGGAAAGCCTTTAGGCGTACAATAGGTTGTTTCAAGTATTTTGTTTTCGTTTTAATTGATTCACGTGGCTCTTACCACCTTACCAGAAACCGGATGAACATTAACTTGCTATTAAGGGCTTTTGCTCTCTATTCCTTGTTATGTAAATAAGACAGTTTCACGCTCCACTGCTCATCAGCCGTATGGCAAGTATCTTGAGCATTAAAATCGGATATAAATTTGGTTATTATACGCGCTGCGCGTTTTCCCTTCTTCAGTAATCCTGAACACTTTTGTCCTATGCATTAGAAGTCTAGAGGTGGTTCTACACTAAATATTAACATTATTTTACACTAATCTCGTCCGGGAATCTTCTCACCTGGTTTATTTCTCGGCATGTTCTCATGTGACCATAAGTCCCATTTCCTAAAACTCTTTCAACAGCTTTCTGATTCTTAGTCTTCACCATAATCTGGTCGGCAGATTCTTTAATCTTTGAAAAATCTATGGGATTAAATGGCAAATAAACCTTGGCTGTGGCAGAGGCCAAGACATCGCCATGTTTATCTTTGACAACAGAAGGTTTGGAGCGTATAAATTCTTCTTCGTCTGGGTACAACTGACTAGTTATGTTGAGGATGCGTTGATATTTGAATGGAATGCTTGCTACCATTTCCTGTAAGAATTTCAAAATCGAAATAATGTCAGGGATGGCTTCAAAATCAACTGCAGGTCGAATGCCGACTGGCCTAACAACTGGCGGTTGATGCTTGAAACCATCCCCAAAAATGCGTACGTGTACATACAAGCAAAATTTATTTAATCTATAAAGTTGTTTTGCCAGTTATGTTGGCTAaatctccaaacattaaaacgggagtctccctagaaaatatttgaatccgtgattaaaatataattgttattctactattgttacatttatacaaaaagtatagTGGTACAGAGAGAGGCTATCTTTTGAATGAGaactttatttttaaaacttttctgttcatttcagattgagatcatccataaaaattcatatgtatatttaaattaaaactttcatagcattttataatattttaggccctatttacgtGTCGCTAATTAAGCCATCGTTCCCGCTGTAATCATGACAATCGGACTCAAGTTATACCCTATTTTGTATCCAGAGGTTAAAGGAAGActccgacaatcacaacattatgccttagaaaaataattatcgatcacgaatcacatgtttttatttaaaacaaattcatattggCTATAAAATCGAATGAAAACAactggctctcaacacgcgatattcaaaattcccgcgtcgAAATTGCAAGGGCAATGACGTCATATTTATTAGTGcttaattgtcgtcagccttcattgtattactgggtcattatcatgattattgtccaGACAATTTTGGTGCCCGGTACCGGTATAAGCGTGTTTTAACACCGTATTCGTTTTAAtatgttgtgttttttttgtgtttttttttcttttagtaAAACCTCTTGCACCGGGCTTGATAAGTTTTTTTCTAATAtatggcataatgttgtgattgccagagactttCTTAAGTGAAAGGTTGGATTTTAAATACCTGTGCTTGAATTGCCCAGTCACATATTTCACCAGAAGCTTCCAAATCCCGAGCTTCAAACAACGGCTCAAATGTTGTGTTCGTTAATGAAACATATTTGCGTAGCATTGTCTTAGCCTTAGCCGCTGATGGGTCCGTGGTCACGACCATGAAAACGCTACAAATGTTAGCAATGCGCATGTGAGCATCATGTAGCGACAGGTCAGAAGGGATGTCACTTTCAAGTACGTTAGGCGGCAGTTCTCCGGACGCATACTGTCCGTGATTAACACCGCTAGCAAGAATAACAGGTTTGGTATAAACAGCTGTCGGATCCGAGGTAACGAGTGCTGAGAGTTCTCTGCAGATAAATAAAAAAAggcaataaaaaaagaaagaaaaaaaaaaaaaaaaaccaaaaaacagcGCTGAAATAATGAACGAAGCATTGTACAATAAGTATATGACAGATAATACATTCGTGCAGGTATACATGCGTTATATCGCACATAATTTTTGTCCATGCGTACAATACGCAATCGTTTCTATTACTGAAATTTCTGATAAAATCTTGTTCGTGTAGTTGTATGAGtagatataataaaaaaaaaaatatttcgtaATTGAATGATAATCTAATAAACTGATAAAGTACAGAGCTTCATTGGGGAGCGGGAGAGTGTGGCCTAATAGTTAGGGTAGGCCGTActtgccagtggcgtagcgtgggtcatcatcaagcctcaaaataagccgCTTTTGGAAAATCTTCTTAtggaattttcaaatttttcagaTCGATGCCgtgccctatgacgctacgccactggtacttGCATTTGGTgaatgaggtcctgggttcaattcctgggagTGGAGATTTGCCTGGATATTGACTTTCAAGAATAAAAACGTCGTTATATTTCACACCTAcctaacacaagtcacccaatttcggaaACTGGACATTGATGGTACAATTTATGAATacttgattggcaacattttcaaacatttcaacgctcaaatcggacacaacagATGAATAGAAGCTTAGTCGGTCCCGTGTATCTGAGAACCATACCTGTGACGCCTCTCTGCATATATCTTGCAGCCAGTTTcgaacccctgactgttcccaaccagTCCCTGTGTTCAAAAAAAACCCACTGAATCAAGCTTAAAAAGAGAGTGTTTCTTGGATCATAAAGGGTTATCAAATTAAATCCGAacaaataaaatcaaataaaaaaaatttaaaaaatgtgttgttattgGTTGGTGGTTAGGCCTATTGTTGGTTGGTGTGGGTGTTTCCCCATCACCAGCTCAAGGGAGGGTAAGTGTGTTTTCCCCATTAGAAGGCGTACAAGAGAAAGTAAAATAACGTGTTTAAAATACCTTCAGGAAATAGCGGTATACCCTCAGAACATTTCACGAATGGTATTTACATTTTGTATAAACTGACGGAGGTACGATGCACCACTACCCATTtttactgctagaatgtaccttttTGCCAACATGCAGCGTCTTGTAAAATGTGGGTGACATTCCCGGGGACATTGGGCAATGCCTGAAAAGGGCAAAAGGTGACAAATTTTTCCATAaagtgtatggggggggggggtgcatgtgCCAATGTCTCCTCAGACCCAAATTATACATACGCTCACAATGTTCTACAAACAAATCCCCTAAACGTAGCTGTTGCGAGCATTGCATGTTTTTTATAAGTTTGAAACACGTAGGCCTACGGCAGGTCAGGCTTAGCCGGATTTACAATGTACAAAAATTATCCTAAtcatttttctgcctccgcaggaggtagtatgctttgaaattttcacctaaaatgccgcacattgcgcggcatgtaggccgattgtacaaatttatattctgacaagtactctaatttccgcccaatatcgagagcccaatatatatcccccacctctttgcgccatacataaattcgcctatcgccatttccgaatgttcataaaggtaatcacgcttcctcagcatgtgcaataaattagcattacaattaatcttattctatagggattctagaaacacctagcacgtggcgccaatggtgcgggtctatctagctcatgaattatgcattagaatttttttaaagtcatatattgtataattgaagaccgaattaaaaagactagcttgcgtatgccgtcctgtcaaccagaccaaaaatgccatactgcgcaggtcagcaaccaatcacagcgcgcctttgtcctgacgtcagacgcaaactagtatttttttaattcggtatttaattatggattgcagcctcatcacatcagcaatatcgtagaaatcaagtcggacaaccgttatgctgtgtgtggcaatgggaatacacattaaacaaggtttaatttcatgattacatgaaacctgattatcaatggaaaaactttggctggagaagttgaagctgacgatcatggcgacactttggatgtgataatttgacatcatggattgttttgtgcaaaattggaggtatttttgcggcgagtcagcagaccgactgacatgcaggctagcatgctaggctcgactaggccgcaatcatcgtgtctacatgctacatcataataatagttcatacccgctggacagcaggaagaatgtttataacttacatttcagtacaatcatgttacttttatctgatttcaataacaatttcaatattgcaaactcatgaccatcagtgacagtgaccatacattacactaaacagtgagatccgtgccggtttatgactagaaagtagaatggattatttatttatgttcatcttgatatcaacatttaaatggtaagttcatgagtttgacctcaatgtcaaatctacattgtat
Proteins encoded in this region:
- the LOC140150612 gene encoding uncharacterized protein — its product is MAFLPSIFINILVITYLTNDLVKVGAVYTVVRPPIHEIGPEAALISIPGEFIAGEAYEPLCIEIQKATPLKLWIGLTSGYPLKLPNPIAVSNAIDTAILDLHAAGMSLDAPIFVGAHCVGGIFAQAVITKEPDRYAGLLLWAAYLTNGTSAYDLGAYPTPVLTLSGDLDGNTRMTRIGRTFRELSALVTSDPTAVYTKPVILASGVNHGQYASGELPPNVLESDIPSDLSLHDAHMRIANICSVFMVVTTDPSAAKAKTMLRKYVSLTNTTFEPLFEARDLEASGEICDWAIQAQEMVASIPFKYQRILNITSQLYPDEEEFIRSKPSVVKDKHGDVLASATAKVYLPFNPIDFSKIKESADQIMVKTKNQKAVERVLGNGTYGHMRTCREINQEALRWALRRASSEARNRYITRGRDMLFGKDREANGFKWLLYSLEYEYTAEGDLVVTSTSLYTDPDYLTPRLAGMYYCKLLSPYRAMEWIYVDSLKPYNP